ATGAAGACGTTCTTACGTGCTCTCACTCTTTTACTCCTACGACCCTTCGTTATTAGATGGGTACTTCTACACGTACAAAAAGTTtcatatagtaggtacatactccaCTAAGACTGCAATGCTAATGCAGCCTGTGCGTTTTTTTGCCTACCGTTTTTGGTGCCCCCCTAGACGTGGTGCCCTAAGCACGTGCTTGTATTGCTTATTGGATAATCCGGCACtgattttatacctacatttagaaATATTGCCACGAAGAGTTTAGTAGGCGTTAAAATAATGGTATGATGATCTTGTGCACGTGGTATGGTGGTGTGTGACTATACATACTATTTAATATCGTAGCAACAACTCACCTAAAACTCTGCATCGTTACTCTATCTGGCATCTTTAATGTCGAACTGAAATTGAATTTCCAACAATGCTATCACCTTTTGTATATGTTCCTAGTCAGTTAAATTGTATTCATAAAAACGCTTTTAGCgattaggtattaaaataacCCGATTGCCTACTACGTAAACCAACTTTAACTCGATGTCTGTAAACACACATACTACCATCCCCATGGTGGCTGGAAATTCATACTTAGCTTAAATAATTCTATAAAATATTTGTCAGTACTTACCCtgctgcctgtgaagccgcggtcctgggttcgaatcccagtaagggcatttatttgtgtgatgcacagatatttgttcctgagtcatggttgttttctatgtatttatgtttttgtatattatatctaccgttgtctgagtacctacaacacaaaccttcttgcgcttactgtggggcttagtcaactTGTGTAAAAATGgcctataataatatttatttattatttaattttgtagcaCGGCAGCAGCGCGAGCCAGAATGCCAGCCCAGGCTATAAAGCTGTACTACTTACCGCCGTCTCCGCCGTGTCGGGCGGTGATGATGCTGGCGAGGGTCATGGGGCTGGAGCTCGATCTGGTGCTCACCAACATCATGGAGGGACAGCATAAGACTCCTGAGTTTTTAAAGGTACTGACTTAGAACAAGCAACGGTATTGGAATTTTATTACACAGGCAAATCTTTATATTCCGTCTTTGTGTAGCATATTTGTACGATTTAGCAccacggctcggccacgacattgagcgacttgcgacggcggcagcgacaaccataggtgggaacgaaaggtccgatcactgtgtctcgctccaacctatggttatcgctgctgccgtcgcaagtcgctcaatgtggCAGAGCCGTAATAATGTTTATAGGTATAGTCAGAACATCTGGGTTTGGTTGGTCGGTACTCACCAACATCATTGAGTAACAACATAAGTGTCACTTGactttaaacataataaattaataaaatatttttaaccatttattatttgtatctccttcgatttcacgggcctataatcccggtcttttattattattaaacgaattaaattaactaaatattttgcataCAGATGAATCCGCAGCACACGATACCAACGATGGATGACAATGGATTCATTCTATGGGAAAGGTAAGTAAGaattagttaataatttatttgtgttagATCTAATTTTTGACGGCATAATTTCTTACAATCTTATCGCAGATTATCTTGAAAAAAGTCAATTGCAGTGAAAGTCGTTTTCGCCCTATAATTCGTCTTAAGAAGGGGTGGACATTCCACCCTTTCTTAAGACGAATAATAgtgaacacacacacacacagtagtAGACGCATATAGCAACGCTTCCCTCGAAGCTACAATCATCATCAGTGGGGGATGACCTTTAAGAGCAAAGGGGACGAAGTCAAGTGACCGCTTTTTTTCCTCCCTGgatgacattatggaaaatatttttatactatTCATCGAACCTATATGGACCATAGTACTGGGTCCGTTTGTATTGCATACACTAATAAAATTGCacctaggtattaaaattcACACAAACTGAAACCGGCACGCTGcacttagtgcacgctgctcaaatcccttgggagctcgacgccacgctgcacgccgcgccgaacgctccgcttcgagcgtccactcaggccactTACACTTAAAGTATTTTACTCGTTGCAGTCGAGCAATAATGGCATACTTGGTGAACGCATATGGGCGTGACGACTCACTGTATCCGAAAAACCCTCGACTCCGAGCGCTTGTCGACAGTCGGCTGAACTTTGACCTGGGAACACTCTTTCTGCGATACTTTAatctatatgtaagtaattagttaatttaatcCTGTCGATTTGTGTTCATAAAGTCATTATCAACGCTTTTGGATGGGGTACAAAATTcgtattacttatatttattttcttatctaGGCTCCAGTGCTATTTCATGGTGATGAGTATAATGAAGAAAGTGCGGCCAAACTAGACGAAGCCCTGGGGTGGCTGAACTCCATGCTAGAAGGACGGGCCTTCGTGGCCGGCGACAATATGACTATCGCCGACATCACTATTGTGGTCACTTTGAGTAATCTTGATGTGAGTAGCTCGTATACTAGCtggaaataaaactaatttacaTTTTACTGTGAAACCTCCAAAACCTATCAGATTAAAATGAATTCTTTTATTATTGGACCTtattaatatttaggtactcTACTTTGGGTTTGCCGGTACGAACCTAATTTACGATACTGCCACACCAGAAAAGTTGTAAAccatattttttgctttatatgtttataataaattaattaaaagacTAGCGCCCTAAATCTCCCTTTGGTCCAAATAAGTACACAAATTATCCTACTGGGCAAAATTTTATTATGTACACTGGCCTCGCGTTATGTAATGTAGCGAGGACATAATATATCATGTCTCATGACTGATGATTATATCATTGTCTGTCATTAGTAATGATTCATTACATGCTCAGTTTCTAGTTAGATTAGTAGTTTTCAATAGCTAGATGGCACTTAAAGCTAAATACATAGCCATAAATCTTCATGAATCATTGTGCAGTTGCCCTACTTTTATAGTTGGTTTGGTCGAGCTGAACAGTCAACAGTTTTATAAttcatcaaaaaaattacacttctAGGAATATTATTAATGTGCCTGTGGGTATATGTATGTCTGCTTCTTTTGCGCGATTTTCAGTCTAAACCATTTTACGGATTTTCACTTTATATCTTTATAATTTACTTGTTTGTTTTAGGCATTCGGCTACGACTTCAGTGCCCACGACAATGTGACAAAATGGTTCGAAAGGACGAAAAAGGCTTTGGAGCCCTACGGATATAAAGATATAGACCAAGCCGGTGCACAAATATTAGCCTCTTTCTTAAAGAAAGATTAAATAGTTTGCTACAAATATAAGTAAAAGTTAAAGTTAGtactaataaaaaattaaaatattagaaGTTGTATTTTGGTACTTCATGTTGAAATTTATTAGGTAAGACAAAATTTACTTAACAACAACTTTTTATTTAACGCTTACTTCGAAAATCTATGATCGAAAATCAGTAGCAGAATAAAAATCAGTAATGTATTGTTCGTATATCACGTACTTTCTAATTGTAAACCCTAGCACGATTAATAATAAtagaaaaacaaataattatttaaattataacgaTATAAGTAGGACAAAGTTATTTATCACAGTGCAAATAAAACACACCGAATAAGGTTACATACATAAAACATAACACAAACACCACAACCTAAACAAAATGCATAAACTTTTGAACTACAATGCCTATTTCCTTATTATCATTTTTAAACCCAGAATCGAAATAAAGCCAGTTTATGTAACCTAATAATAATAGACAATATCTCCTATTTTTTCTcaataaacatttataaaacTTTCTGACTTTTAATTTTCCATAACCTACAATTTTCCCTTGATGACCGATATGAGCGTCAAATTTTTTCGATTCAAATTTAGCAATATGGGTAATTACTGATTAATTTGCTTATTTAGGCTTTTAACTTTAAGTTTAGTTCTTAAGTACATCGATTATCACCACATAAAAAACTGCAACATCCTCTGTATTTGGATAATTAATAATTGAGCGCAAATTTTCAGTTTACCTTTTCGTTGGTAAAATGGATTTTAATAATACACATTTAAAAGAATTAATTAGGATTACATTAACAAGAAACTAATTTTGCATctaataattacctaccttgCAGTAGTTGTTGCGGTAGCGAGGCAAAAAACTTCAACGGCTTTAATTGCTTCTTGTGCCTTAAATTCAggtttaggcggagtatgtcacatTCTTAGAAGATCACTATCGAGTTAGGTCACGTTCTGAGAACGTCACTTTCTGTCGAACGTCTTTtctttctaacctaacctaaacaaaTTTAggtttaggcggagtatgtcacatgtcacatatTCTTAGAAGGTCACTTTCGAGTTAGGTCACGTTCAGGGAAAAAGTGACgtagtcagaaagtgacaaactcagaatgtgactcAGAAACTgacgttctcagaaagtgaaaGGAACGTAAAACTTTgacttttgtcttttttttccaactcgcagccaagtgaggatgctgattttttttagcaactgcgccgtttgtaaaggattgtgttacaagttacaaaaagaaacatttaaaaaagttccatagatttttttaaatgaatttgtTGGTTCATCctggaatttcttaacaaatttaaaagttcaaaaattcataactcgaaaactacgaaaaatcggctaacatacatgggagTATATTTTGATAGCCCGcgatgtgaggaatctaaaaaaaaaattgttggacgtctatgtttggaccaccctgtataatgaaaataataatccGTCAAATAATAAGCTTGGCAGCCTTCGATAGTGCAATATTCTAAACAACGGCGGGTTCCACTTCCTAAATCGTTTTAGGAGAGCCACGCCTGCGTCGAGGAGGTGAGGACGCCAGCAGCTCCAGAGCGCCCGTCCGGTCGCACGAGAACGCCCGTTTGTTGATGCAGTGCAGGTAGCCATTTCATCACAACAATGCGCCGGCGACCGCGGCCGGCCGCGCACCGTTAACGTTTTCAAAACAATAACGTTCGATTGTTCCAATTTGAAAAATCCACCACAAAACGACCAAACAGGGCGTTCGATTCATAAACATTCCGTAGCACTATCGAGTGCTGTCGTGTCCCGGCTTTCGTTTGTGAAGATAAGTaaagaaaatgaaaatgtagTGAGTTTTGTGTTGAGCATTCATGATAACGTTTCGGATTATAGCACCATGCTGTTTTATGTGCGTATTATGCATATACCTATAATTCCTTCGTACATACTATTTTGATAtctgcattattattattttgcttttttatttgagtcgagCGAGACGTATATCAGTAGGTACAGACAGGTAGGTAATAGAAATTTCATTTTCTGATAAAATCTaattttttgtaggtattttcATTATTAACGTTCgtgaataattgttttaaacgCGATATTTACATAAATCGTATGATCGTTGATGAATCgtaaccatttaaaaaataaaaaaagagtttattacttataataaaCGTAACAGGAACCTATTTATTTCCGATTAagtattgttttaaattaaatttagcgAATGAACGgtgtaataataaaaattgttaGTGCCTAccctgtaggtaggtacgtagtaCATCATTATTTTTCAATCAAAATTACCTactaactacctacttaatagGTAGACCTATGGTAGGTACCTGATTATATGGATGCCTACGAAGCAGAACGTCTCGATTCGAATCCTGGTATATGGGTAtttaataattacatatatgattatcacaaatatttgttcctgagttatggaggtattatatgtatatataatatatcgaCGTCTAAATAgtacatattaataaacaaCACAAGATTAATTGAGCTTACTTCATACTTGTGATTTGGGACTAGgctgatttgtgtaagattgtactataatattatttatttcaagtagaataCCATTTTAGAGGAGTAATACTTATAAGCCTAACCTATAAGCTCCGATGTGATTTTCAAGTTCATTTGTGGATTATATACTGGTTTTCGTTGCctcttaaattaaactaaattaattaaaactcaGTGCCGGTCTTGAGATTTCTTCATATTTTTAGGATATCTtcatatttttatcaacaataaTAGGTCAGAATGCCGACGGCGACGGCTTGGTACCCCGCGCCGAGAGGATGCGATCATTATTTCAATATACTGGGGCCATTGTTGAATTATGTCCACGTGACACTAGATGTTCTATAGTTTCGTGCACTATCGGTGTCCTTTCCTCTCATGTCTAGATCAGCCGGATAAAATACAGTGTTATGCAACATCCTGTCCTTACTGCAAGTACTTCATAATGCGTACACTTCAGCTTAGATTACCAATATGGCTACATACGCTAAACATATATTTACCTCCCTCAAACTCATTTTTAGCTCTATTCTTGACAAACGCAATTGTTACAGCAATTAACATGCACGGTAGCCTTCGCAGTATCACTGACAATGGGAGCTCGGGAACTGATTCACGGTAATCCAACGTCAGACATGTCAGGGGATGAGATTGTAACACCGAAAGGTAACAAAACAGCAGATGCATCGGCGGGAGACGAAAGTGGTCACGAAGAAATTGATATTGAagaaataaaagataaaaagttTTTAGACGATGCAATGGCATCAGTACTAGATCCTAACACTATGATAGTTAAAAATGATCATGTACACAATTTTAAAGCGcagttaaatgaaataaatagcgAGAATATGACCTTAGAAAGTTTTATGGAAAAAATGGACAAGCTAAGTTTACAAGTGTGCAAAACTTCCCAGGAAGCCTTGTGGGACTACGTCACTAATATTAATGACgaaatgaagaaaaataaaatggtataggaataaaaaaatattaactctTAAAGAAGTAGTTCCATAGCTAGGTATGCTTTTTAATTACGTATTTGCTGATTCATTTTAGGTTCAAGTGGCGGCAGAAGAAGATGAAATAAAAAAGCAATATTGGAatatacttaaaacaaaatatttacgtGACATACCAAATTTAAACGATCAAAAAATAAGTAGAAAGATTCGCATAATCAAAGAAAGGGGGACGAATGTTCAAATGCCACAGAGTAAAGTATGAATTGAATTAATGTGGtttagcataagttgcgtttttttatgtttcactAATAAATTACTATTTTGTATTCAGCAACGTGAAGAAATAGATACAATGCAGCGTATATGGAGCCGAGTGTCCGTGTGTGCATACAATGCGACGGTATGCTCGGACGACTCGTTACGAACGATGAGTGGTTAGTCATCCGATATTTACTTGCTAAAATGTTACTAAAGTCAGTTGCAGTATAATAGTTGACCCCAATGCGTACTTCTAAGCAGGGAAAGCCAATTATCTCTGCAGAAAATTGTCCTACAAGTGCGCCTTATTTTAGTAAAGTGTGATATGGTATCATCCAAGTTCAACCAAGTAAAAGGAGTAGTGCAAAGGATAGGTACTTCGAACTTTTAATTTAGAGCTACGAATAAGTATCTGAACCTGCCGcaccataaaaataattaagtaaatctaaataagttattagtatttttaattaccttATAGGCAGCTCTACAGTGTCCGACAGTCCATAATCTACCAGTCTTTGCATTTTTCAGATATCATATCAATATTCAAAACCAGTAACGATTCCAAAGAACTGGCGTATTACTGGAAAGGTTATAGGGACAGTACTGGCAAGAAAATCCGACCC
The sequence above is a segment of the Cydia amplana chromosome 2, ilCydAmpl1.1, whole genome shotgun sequence genome. Coding sequences within it:
- the LOC134658556 gene encoding glutathione S-transferase D7-like isoform X2 translates to MDKTVAAKTQSANTAAARARMPAQAIKLYYLPPSPPCRAVMMLARVMGLELDLVLTNIMEGQHKTPEFLKMNPQHTIPTMDDNGFILWESRAIMAYLVNAYGRDDSLYPKNPRLRALVDSRLNFDLGTLFLRYFNLYAPVLFHGDEYNEESAAKLDEALGWLNSMLEGRAFVAGDNMTIADITIVVTLSNLDAFGYDFSAHDNVTKWFERTKKALEPYGYKDIDQAGAQILASFLKKD
- the LOC134658556 gene encoding glutathione S-transferase D7-like isoform X1 gives rise to the protein MRSFTFFTIFLVIYVNSTAAARARMPAQAIKLYYLPPSPPCRAVMMLARVMGLELDLVLTNIMEGQHKTPEFLKMNPQHTIPTMDDNGFILWESRAIMAYLVNAYGRDDSLYPKNPRLRALVDSRLNFDLGTLFLRYFNLYAPVLFHGDEYNEESAAKLDEALGWLNSMLEGRAFVAGDNMTIADITIVVTLSNLDAFGYDFSAHDNVTKWFERTKKALEPYGYKDIDQAGAQILASFLKKD